One region of Salvia miltiorrhiza cultivar Shanhuang (shh) chromosome 3, IMPLAD_Smil_shh, whole genome shotgun sequence genomic DNA includes:
- the LOC131015588 gene encoding homeobox protein knotted-1-like 3, producing MAFPNHLSQEMALQHFGDDHLPDNSSVLRNILPDGKPTDHHQRPPTWLNSAILRQPNHANFLNLHTNSGSSSPASNNQWLSRSILQRNNNVSEVSGDSMMESAAAEYNNSSRSESGVEGVVNWQNGRYKAEILSHPLYEQLLSAHVACLRIATPVDQLPRIDAQLAQSQQVVHKYSALGHANLADDKELDQFMTHYVLLLCSFKDQLQQHVRVHAMEAVMACWEIEQSLQSLTGVSPGEGTGATMSDDEDEQVDSDANCLFEGSLDGSDSMGGFGPLIPTETERSLMERVRQELKHELKNGYKEKIVDIREEILRKRRAGKLPGDTTSVLKAWWQSHSKWPYPTEEDKARLVQETGLQLKQINNWFINQRKRNWHSNASSSSSSTALKSKRKRV from the exons ATGGCGTTTCCCAACCATTTATCGCAAGAAATGGCTCTCCAGCATTTCGGCGACGATCACTTGCCGGATAATTCATCAGTTCTCCGGAATATCCTCCCCGACGGGAAGCCGACCGACCACCACCAGCGGCCGCCGACCTGGCTCAACAGCGCAATCCTTCGGCAGCCTAATCACGCCAATTTCCTGAATCTACACACCAACTCCGGCTCATCCTCGCCGGCTTCCAACAATCAGTGGCTTTCCCGCTCGATTCTGCAGCGGAACAATAACGTGAGCGAGGTGTCGGGCGACTCGATGATGgaatcggcggcggcggagtacaacaacagcagcagaaGCGAGAGCGGCGTCGAAGGAGTAGTGAATTGGCAAAACGGGCGGTACAAGGCGGAGATTTTGTCTCATCCGTTGTACGAGCAGCTCCTGTCGGCGCACGTGGCATGCCTGCGCATTGCGACGCCGGTGGATCAGCTGCCCAGGATCGACGCGCAGCTCGCGCAGTCGCAGCAAGTTGTGCACAAATACTCCGCCCTCGGCCATGCCAATCTCGCCGATGATAAAGAACTCGATCAATTCATG ACGCATTATGTGCTGTTGCTGTGTTCGTTCAAAGACCAACTGCAGCAGCATGTGCGTGTTCATGCGATGGAAGCAGTGATGGCGTGCTGGGAGATCGAGCAGTCCTTACAAAGCTTAACtg GAGTTTCACCTGGGGAAGGGACAGGGGCGACGATGTCCGACGATGAAGACGAGCAAGTAGATAGTGATGCAAACTGCCTGTTTGAAGGAAGCTTAGATGGCAGTGACAGCATGGGGGGTTTTGGGCCTTTGATCCCTACAGAGACTGAAAGATCACTCATGGAGCGTGTGCGCCAGGAGCTGAAGCATGAACtcaaaaat GGCTACAAGGAGAAGATTGTGGACATTAGGGAGGAAATCTTACGCAAGAGACGAGCAGGAAAGCTTCCTGGCGATACAACCTCAGTGTTAAAAGCCTGGTGGCAGTCACATTCTAAGTGGCCATATCCCACT GAAGAGGATAAGGCGCGATTGGTGCAAGAAACAGGTCTGCAGCTGAAGCAGATAAATAACTGGTTCATCAATCAAAGGAAGAGGAACTGGCACAGCAatgcttcttcttcctcttcttctacTGCCTTGAAAAGCAAACGCAAAAG GGTTTAA
- the LOC131015591 gene encoding vacuolar protein sorting-associated protein 55 homolog, translated as MADLPYHIRSCLHTGKLALLAILVSGGIVLQILACALYNNWWPMLTVLMYVLLPMPLLFFAGSNASSLYSESSSGWIDATKFLTGASVVGSIAIPVILKHAGVICWGALAMELSSFFIFGMAILCFIGTNDDDAYSMF; from the exons ATGGCAGACTTGCCTTATCACATAAGATCTTGCTTGCATACTGGGAAACTTGCCTTGCTAGCGATTCTTGTCTCGGGGGGGATTGTACTGCAAATACTG GCTTGTGCTTTATACAATAATTGGTGGCCAATGTTGACAG TTTTAATGTATGTACTTTTACCGATGCCTTTACTCTTCTTTGCTGGATCCAACGCCTCTTCCCTTTATTCTGAATCAAGTAGTGG TTGGATAGATGCTACTAAGTTTCTGACTGGTGCTTCAGTAGTTGGTAGCATTGCTATACCAGTTATTCTCAAGCATGCTGGAGTAATTTGTTGGGGAGCATTAGCAATGGAGCTTTCATCCTTTTTCATATTTGGTATGGCCATTTTGTGTTTTATTGGGACGAACGACGATGATGCGTACAGCATGTTTTAG